A single region of the Deinococcus fonticola genome encodes:
- a CDS encoding DNA-3-methyladenine glycosylase 2 family protein, whose product MTLDRQTMLSRMLAADAAFDGRFITGVMSTGIYCLPSCRARKPKPENVVFYAGPPEARQAGLRPCRRCCPDAFYGGGGVQETQIEALHTLPAGELRDVPGLARVAGVSVRSLHSLLLEQLGCSPADYLNRRRVQQAQEELLSSDASAAQIAFGAGFQNLSTFGAQFRRLTGLSPSAFRALPGSTGFQLGLPAHYPAAAMLLDLGRNRLGTTGQVNGNTYRMGLNLPSGAQVVELRFSGQQVKVNCQRPLSVADAPALHRILWRVLGLHAQPVKLGTFAAASPLRRVVEAAPGLRVPLSPTPFDALVWAVLGQQVTFTFACTLRQRLCQRLNTALDANLYAPPTPAQVLTLSADDLTRLGLTRRRAETLLRVAQLTHSGELDFGPDIPFSRISRQLSALPGVGVWTTQYALLRGFGAPDAVPVGDTALATALQDVFQLPHRPSAPEVTDLMKPFAPHRSLATFHLWQHFARLQRASQQHSTAQYELRLNRPFRAMKSDRPCKAAQQREWERNGFRAWNPPSGVFPDDG is encoded by the coding sequence ATGACCCTTGACCGCCAGACCATGCTGAGCCGGATGCTGGCGGCGGACGCGGCGTTTGATGGGCGCTTCATTACCGGCGTGATGAGCACCGGGATCTACTGTTTGCCGTCGTGCCGGGCGCGGAAACCCAAACCAGAGAATGTGGTGTTCTATGCGGGGCCGCCCGAGGCGCGGCAGGCGGGGCTCCGTCCATGCCGGCGCTGCTGCCCGGACGCCTTTTACGGTGGGGGTGGAGTTCAGGAAACGCAAATTGAGGCGCTCCATACCCTGCCGGCAGGAGAGTTGCGGGATGTGCCGGGCCTGGCGCGGGTGGCGGGCGTCAGTGTGCGCTCACTTCATTCGCTGCTGCTCGAGCAGTTGGGGTGCTCCCCGGCGGATTACCTGAATCGCCGCCGCGTGCAGCAGGCCCAGGAGGAACTGCTGTCTTCTGATGCCAGCGCTGCTCAGATCGCCTTCGGGGCGGGCTTTCAGAACCTGTCCACCTTTGGAGCGCAATTTCGCCGCCTGACCGGGCTGTCCCCGTCGGCTTTCCGGGCTTTGCCGGGCAGCACGGGCTTTCAGCTGGGTTTGCCGGCCCATTACCCAGCCGCGGCCATGCTGCTTGACCTGGGCCGGAATCGCCTGGGCACCACCGGACAGGTGAACGGCAACACGTACCGCATGGGCCTGAATCTGCCTTCCGGGGCGCAGGTGGTGGAGTTGAGGTTTAGCGGACAGCAGGTCAAGGTGAACTGTCAGCGGCCTCTTAGCGTGGCGGACGCGCCGGCCCTGCACCGCATCCTCTGGCGGGTGCTGGGACTTCACGCTCAACCCGTGAAATTGGGGACGTTCGCGGCAGCTTCCCCGCTTCGCCGGGTGGTGGAGGCCGCGCCGGGGCTGCGGGTGCCGCTCTCGCCCACGCCTTTCGACGCGCTGGTGTGGGCGGTGCTGGGCCAGCAGGTGACCTTCACGTTCGCCTGCACGCTGCGTCAGCGCCTGTGCCAGCGCTTGAACACGGCGCTGGACGCGAACCTGTACGCACCGCCCACGCCCGCCCAGGTGTTGACGCTCAGCGCAGACGATCTCACCCGGTTGGGCTTAACCCGCCGCCGCGCCGAAACCCTGCTGCGGGTGGCGCAGCTGACGCACTCCGGCGAGTTGGACTTCGGCCCCGACATCCCGTTTTCCCGCATTTCAAGGCAGCTCAGCGCCCTTCCCGGCGTCGGCGTATGGACGACCCAGTACGCCCTGCTGCGCGGGTTCGGTGCGCCGGACGCCGTTCCGGTGGGTGACACGGCCCTGGCGACGGCCCTTCAGGACGTGTTTCAACTCCCCCACCGCCCCAGTGCGCCGGAAGTCACCGATCTGATGAAACCCTTCGCCCCCCACCGCAGCCTGGCGACGTTCCACCTGTGGCAGCACTTCGCCCGCTTGCAAAGGGCCAGCCAGCAGCATTCAACCGCCCAATACGAACTCCGATTGAATCGCCCATTCAGGGCGATGAAATCCGACCGGCCTTGCAAAGCTGCGCAGCAGAGGGAGTGGGAGCGAAACGGGTTCCGGGCGTGGAATCCACCATCCGGCGTTTTTCCGGATGATGGATGA